In the genome of Telluria mixta, the window GCCGCCTTCGCGCCCGGAGACGAGCGGATAGAAGATGCGGTCGCGGATATCGGGGGCGATGCCCGGTCCGTTGTCGATGATATGCAAGTCTAATGCCAGCCCGTAACGGACCTTCGCGAGGGTGACCTGGCGTGCCACGCGGGTGCGCAGGACGATCTCGGCGTCGCCCGCCGCAATGCGTGCGCGCAGGGCCTGGGCGGCGTTGTGGACGATGTTCAGGACGGTCTGGATCAGCTGTTCCTTGTCGCCGCGGAACTCGGGAATCGACGCGTCGTAGTCGCGCCGGATCGCGAGGCCCGACGGGAACTCGGCCAGCACGAGGCTGCGCACGCGCTCGCACACTTCGTGGATGTTGACGTCGCCCACGATGTGCGGACGGCGGTGCGGCGCCAGCAGGCGGTCGACGAGCGTCTGCAGGCGGTCGGCTTCCTTGATGATCACCTGCGTGTATTCGCGCAGCGAGCTCAGGTGCACATCCGGCAGCTCCAGTTCCAGCAACTGGGCCGCGCCGCGGATGCCGCCCAGCGGGTTCTTGATCTCGTGGGCGAGATTGCGGATGAGTTCCTTGTTGGCCAGGCTCTGGTCGAGGAGGCGCTCCTCGCGGTCGAGTTTCAGCTGCTGGACATTCTCGCGCAGCTCGACGACGACCTCGGCCTCGCCGGCCGCGCTGACGATGCTGTGCACGTGCAGCGGCTCGCGTGCCGGGCGGAACAGCGTGAGGTCCTGGCGCAGGTCGGCGTACTTGTGGGCGATCGCCTGTTCGCACAGGGCGCCCAGCTCGTCGCCGTTGGTAAACAGGCCGACGAGCTTCTGGCGCGACAGCGACTTGGCCGACATGTCGAGCAGGTGCTCGGCGGCCGGGTTGGCGTAGCGAACGAGCCCATCGGCATCCGCCACCAGCACGGCGGAGGCGAGCATGTCGAGGCCTGCGAAACGGTCGTGCTGGAGAGGATGGGCCGATGTCCCGTTCATGGTGTCATTTGATGTTGGCGATCTCGCGCTTGAGCGCTTCGACGTTCTTTTCGCTGCGGCCGATGTTGTCGCGCATCTGGGCCACGCGTTCCTGGTATTTCGCGTAATTCTTTTCGTTGCCCTGGCGTTCCGGCTCGCCGTTGTTATAGTCGCGCTTCAGGTCCGCCAGCTTCCGCTCCTCGGCACGCAATTCGTCCTCGAGGATCGCGCGGCGGTCGTCGTCGCGTGCCTTTTGCGTGGCACCGTCCACCCGCGGGAACCCCGCGGGGTTGGGCGCGCTTGCCGCCGGGCGCCCTGCTCCCTGGCGCATCGTCACCGCGGGTGCGGCGCGTGGCGCCGGTGCCGGGGTCGACGCGACATAGCCCGGCAGGTCGAGCACCTTGCAGCCTGGCTTGTTGATGTCGGTAAACTCCACCCGACCATCCTGGGCGACGCATTTATAAATAATGGAATCGGCCCGCGCCTCATGCGCGGCAAGTCCTGCGAGCAACAACAGACGCAGGAGGAAGCAGCTTGTCATTCGCATCAGGTCAGTCTGGATGCATGGTTGGGAAGCTTCCGACTATACCCCATCCAGTAAAAAACGCGAGGCAGCCGGCTGGCTTTCCCCGCGTTTTCGTTACCGTGTGGATACACTCCAGTGCCGTTCGTTTCCATTCCGGCACTGGGTGATGCCAACGAATTACGACGAGTAGTACATGTCGAATTCGGCCGGGTGCGGGGTCATGCGCAGGCGCTGGACTTCCTGCATCTTCAGGTCGATGTAGGCGTCGAGCATGGCATCGCTGAACACGCCGCCGCGGGTCAGGAACTCGCGGTCCTTGTTCAGGTTGTCAAGCGCTTCTTCCAGCGACGAGCAGACCGTCGGGATCAGCTTGTCTTCTTCCGGCGGCAGGTGGTACAGGTCCTTCGTCGCGGCTTCGCCCGGGTGGATCTTGTTCTGGATACCGTCCAGGCCGGCCATCAGCAGGGCTGCGAAGCACAGGTAGACGTTGGCCAGCGGGTCCGGGAAGCGGGTCTCGATGCGGCGGCCTTTCGGGTTCGCCACGTGCGGAATGCGGATCGACGCCGAACGGTTCTTGGCCGAGTAAGCCAGCTTGACCGGGGCTTCGTAGCCCGGCACCAGGCGCTTGTACGAGTTCGTGCCCGGGTTGGTGATGGCGTTCAGGGCCTTGGCGTGCTTGATGATGCCGCCGATGTAGAACAGCGCGGTTTCCGACAGGCCGGCATAGCCGTCGCCGGCGAACAGGTTCTTGCCGTCTTTCCAGATCGACTGGTGGACGTGCATGCCCGAGCCGTTGTCGCCGTTCATCGGCTTCGGCATGAAGGTGGCGGTCTTACCGTAGCTGTGGGCCACGTTCCAGATCACGTACTTCAGGTTCTGGGTCCAGTCGGCGCGCTCGACCAGCGTCGAGAACTTGGTGCCCAGCTCCATCTGGCCGGCGCCCGCCACTTCATGGTGGTGCACTTCGACCGGGATGCCCAGCGATTCGAGGATCAGCGAGATTTCCGAACGCATGTCCTGGAAGCTGTCGACCGGCGGGACCGGGAAGTAGCCGCCCTTGACGGTCGGACGGTGGCCGCTGTTGCCGCCTTCAAATTCCTTGTCGGTCGACCACGAGGCTTCTTCCGAATCGATCTTGACGAAGGAACCCGACATGTCGATTTTCCAACGGACCGAATCAAAGATGAAGAATTCCGGCTCCGGGCCGAAGTAGGCGGTGTCGCCGATGCCCGACGATTTCAGGTACGCTTCGGCGCGCTTGGCGATCGAACGCGGGTCACGGTCGTAGCCCTTGCCGTCCGACGGCTCGATCACGTCGCACTGCATGAAGACGGTGGTCTCTTCAAAGAACGGGTCGATGTTCGCGGTGTTCGGATCAGGGATCAGCAGCATGTCCGATGCTTCGATGCCTTTCCAGCCGGCGATCGACGAGCCGTCGAACGCGTGGCCGGATTCGAACTTGTCTTCGTCGAAGTGCGAGATGGGAACGGTCACGTGCTGTTCCTTGCCGCGGGTATCGGCGAAACGCAAATCAACGAACTTGACTTCGTTGTCCTTCAGCATCTGCATTACATCTGCGGCGGTCCTTGCCATTCCAATATCTCCTAAGTCAAAAAGGGGTGTCGATGCCAACCAAGCATGCGACAGGCGCATAACCTTCTAAGCAGAAATTATGCCAGCATTTTTCCATGAGCAAATAAATAATGATTACTTTGAGGCCGCTCAATTTGCCCCTTAAAATCAATGACACCTTAAGCGTGCACGATATTGATGCAAACTCATGCATACGCACCAAACAAGTGCAATTTATTAAGTATGCACCAAACTAATGCGCGATGCACCAAAAGTGCGAGGTCAAGCTTGGCAACGACCCGCGACGGTGCGCAACCAGCCTACAGGGAATTGATGACATGACTACGACCGACGAGATCCTCGCCAACGCCCGGGGCCGCACGCCCGGCCAGCCGTACGCGGGCGCCGTCACGCCCCGGGAAGCGTTCGAACTCCTGCAATCGGACCCCAGGGTGAAACTGGTCGACGTGCGCACGAATGCGGAGCGCGACTGGGTCGGCCGCCCGGCGATCCCGGAGACCCAGCACGGTGCGGTGCAATGGACGCTGTACCCCGGAGGTGCGCCGAACCCCGATTTCGCCACGCAGTTGCAGAACGTGGCGACCCCGGACGACGTCGTGCTGTTCCTGTGCCGCTCCGGCGTGCGCTCGCGCCACGCGGCGCGCACCGCGACGGAGCTGGGCTATGCGAATGCATTCGACATCCTGGAAGGCTTCGAAGGCGACCGCGATCCGGAAGGCCATCGCAAGACGGTCGGCGGCTGGTGCAAGGCCGGCCTGCCCTGGATCGGCGCCTGAGGTTCACTTCCTTTCCCGGCCGCACCGTGAGAATCGCAGAGATTCCGCGCGGTGCGCGCGTGCTAGCATGCGGGCTCACTGCTGACCTGGAGATGGAGCCATGACAATCGAATCCGCTGTTCGCACGCACTCTTCCCGCCTGCGTGTGCGCCTGCTGTGCGCAAGCGTCGCGGCGCTGCTGTGCGCATGCGGCCCCGGCGGGCCGAAGCGCGAGACGGACGACGGCAGCGGCGGCAGCGGTGGCGATAGCGGCCCCAGCACCGGGATCAGCGTGCTGGCGGGCGATCCGGTCACTGGCGGCAGCGCCAACAACAAGGGCACGTCCGCCCGCTTCAATACGCCGCGCGGCCTCGCGGTCGACACGAACGGCAACGTGTACGTGGCGGACCAAGGCAATCTGACGATCCGCAAGATCGCGCCGGATGGCACGGTCACCACGTTCGCCGGCGTGGCCAACTCCAGCGGCACCACCGACGGCAAGGGCAACCGCGCCCGCTTCACGCAGCCGACTGCCATCACGATCGACGGCAACGGCGACCTGTACGTCATCGACAATCTCTCGATCCGCAAGATCACGATGGACGGCACCGTCAGCACCGTCACCACGCTGTCGTTCGGGAACTTCGGCCTCGACGTCCAGAACTACCCGGCGGGGATCGCGGCCGACGGCGACGGCAATCTGTTCGTCACGTCAGGCGTGGACACGCGGCGCATTCCGATCTCGAACCCGAGCAACGCCAGGACGCTGGAAACCGGCGCCGTCTTCCCCGTCTACGGCACCGGCGTGCTGGTGCCGCGCGGCGTGGTCGTCGATCCGGACGGCACGGCATACGTCGCCGACCTGACCCGGACGCTCAGCCGCGCAACGTCCGGCGCCACCGCCCTGACGTCTTTCGTCGGTTCGCGCAACCAGGCCGGCAATGCCGACGGCAACGCGTCGACCGCCCGCTTCCAGCAGTTGGTCGCGCTCACCATCGACAAGAACGGAAACCTGTACGGCGCCGACGCCATCAACAACACGATACGCAAGATCACGACGCCGGACGGCACCGTCACGACACCGGCCGGCACGTCGAAGTCGACGACGCTCAGGACGGGCAAGCTGCCCGGCAGCTTCGCGCAGCTGCGCGGCATCGCGATCGACGGCAGCGGCAACCTGTACGCGACGTCGGGCAATGCCGTCGTGAAGATCGTGTTGCCGTAATTACGCGGCGCTCTTCGGCCCCAGCGTGACCCGCACGCGCTGGCGCACGAAGTTGATGTGGCTGCGCAGGCCGTACAAGGCATCCGCGTACGCCAGCGGGATCGAGATGTGGTTGACGCGCTGCTCGATGCCGTCGAGGCGGCGCAGCAGCTCCGCCTGCGCTTCGTCGCGGTGTTCGTCTTTCGCGTTTTCCAGCGCCTGCTCGACGGCACGCAACTCGCCGTACCAGCGGTACACGCGCGAACGGATGCGCCACACGTACAGCGGCGGCACGATCTTCGACAGCGGGATGATCAGCGCCGCCAGCGCCACCACGACGACCCACAGCCGGTCGAACAGGTTCGCCAGCCAGAACGACAGGTAGCGCTGCAGGAACGGCGGACCGTCGCGGTAGTATTTCGCCGCCTCCCGCGCCACCGGGATCTCGGTGTAGCGCGGCGACGGGAATTGCCCCTGCTGCTGGAACCAGCCGGTGCCGCCGTGGATCTCGGTGGCCGCCTTCACGAACAGGTCGATCAGCGCCGGGTGCAGGTCGTCGCGCGCCACCAGCGTGGCCGTGGGCGCGATCAGGTGAAAATCCTGGGCCGGGATGTCGCGCCCGAGGTCGACGATCCCCCGTGGCAGCACGACGTGCGTGAGGAACGGCAGCCGGCGCGTGTACGCCTCGGCCTGGCGGAAGTTGAACAGGCGGATGCCCGGCGTCTGCAGCAGCATCTGGATCAGCGGCGCTTCCGGCGCGGAACTGAAGACGAGACCGTCGATGCGCCCCGCCAGCAATTCCACCGTCGCGGGCGTGTTCTCGAGCGCGGAGATCCTGAGCTGGCGCGGCTCCAGGCCGTTCACGGCCAGGATCTGGCGGAACAGTTTCGGTACGCCCGTCCCTTCCGGCCCCAGGTTGATGCGCAGGCCCTTCAGTTGCACGAGGCTTTGCACGTCGACCTTGCGGCCATGCGCATCGCGCTCGCGCAGGAACAGCCAGACGGGTTCCGTGAACAGGCTGCCCAGCGACACGAGGCCGCGGCGCTCGGCCTGGGCCTCGCTCGTCGATCCGCTCTGCACGAACGCGATGTCGGCCTTGCCGTCGATGAGGCGCTGCAGGTTGTCTTCCGATCCCAACGAACGCTGAGACTCCACCTTGATGCCGTCGCGGGCGAGGATGGTGGCGTACTTGCGGCCGAATTCCTCGTAGGCGCTGTTCTCCTGCCCCGTCGCGAGGATCACGTGGCGCGGCGGCGCGGGATCCACCACGATATACGCGACGATGCACGCGGCCAGCACGAGCACGGCCGTCGGCGCGACCGCCACGAGCAGGTCGCGCAACGAGACGAGACTGAATTTACGCAGCGGAAGCCGCTTCATGCGGCCCGGCTCACTGCAGCACTTCTTCCACGGCGGCCGGCTTTGGACGCGCCGCGCGTTCAACCTTCAGCGGCGGGGCGTCTTCGTCGCGCTTGACCGCCGGCTTGTGCGGCGCCGGCTTCGGCGGGACGTCGGCGTCGGCCTTGCGGACGCTGACGGCCTTCGGATGATCTTCCGCGGCCGGCTTCTTCACCGCCGGCTTGTCGGCCGGCTTCTCGACCGCCTTCACCGCGGGCTTCTCGGCCGGCTTTTCCGTCGCCTTGGCAGCCGGCTTCGCGACCGGTTCCGCGACGGGCGGGGCTTCCACCGGCGGCGCGGCATCGGCCGGCACGGGCTGCTCGGTGTCGCGCGCGACGGCGTCAAGCGGACCCGCAGGCGCCGGCGCGGCACGCTCGACGTGCAGGCCCGGGATGGTGACCGTGTCCTGGTGCTGGATCATCGGCATCAGGCTCGGCGCCAGTCTCATGAGCAGTTGCACGGGCAGCGCGCTGGTGAAGTCGTAGTGCGCCGAATCCGGACCGTGCACGTACGCCGTCATGCTGCCGAAGAAGCGCTCGCCGATGTTGAACACGAACGTCGCCGAGCGGTTCACGTAGCGCGATTCGATCAGGCGGTGGCCGGCGCCGTAGACGTCGAAGCGCTGGTCGCCGGTACCCGTCTTGCCGCCCAGTGCGATCACGCTGCCGTCGTCCTTGACGAACGCCGTCTTGGCGCGCTTCGCGGTGCCTTCCTGCACGACGCCGCGGATAGCGTTGACGAGCGCGCGCGCCACCTCGGGGTTCAGCACCTGCTCGCCCTTCTCCGCATTGCTGCGCTTGACGAGGGTCTCGTACGGCGTGTCCTTGGCGAAGTGCAGCGAATCGATGCGCTGCGTGGGCTTGCGCACGCCGCCATTGACGAGGATGCCCATCAGCTCGGCCAGCGCGATCGGACGGTCGGCCGACGCGCCCAGCGTCGTCGCATACGACGGCACGAGCGAGTCGAACGGATAACCCATCTTCTTCCACTGCGCGTGGATCTTGAGGAAGGCTTCCACTTCGATCAGGCCCGCGATGCGCTTGTCCTGGGCATGCTTGCGGTGCGTCTTGAACAGCCACGAATAGACTTCCTGGCGCTCCTTCGTCGACGCGCCGACGACTTCGTCCCAGCCCGCCTTCGGATGCGTGCGCAGGTAGCCCACCAGCCACAGTTCGAGCGGGTGCACGGAGGCGACGTAGCCGCGGTCCGCGAGCGACATGTTGGCGACGGCGTACTGGTCGTACATCTTGGCGATGCGCTCGTCGTCGACCTCGGCGTCGGCCGGCAGGTACTTGTGGAGGAACTTGCCGAATTCGGCCAGCGGTGCGTCCGGGTAGATCGTGCGGTGCACGGCCGCGACCTTCGACGCGCGGATGCGCACGCCCTGCATCAGTGCCGTCTCGACCTCGTCCCAGTTCTTGCCGCGGTACTTGTTCCAGAAGCGGGCCAGGAAATCCTTGCCTTCGCGATCGGCGAAGCGCGACAGGTATTCGGCGCGGCGCGGATCGTCGGCGTCGGCCAGCAGTTGCGCGGACGAACCGGGCAGCTGGAACATGTAGTAGCGCACGACGTCGCGCATCAGGCGCACGAACACGAGGTTCGTCGAATTCTGCAGCGCCTGCTGCACGGTGAGGATGCGGCTGTCGTCCAGCTTGCTGAAGTTGCCGAACGTGTGCACGCCGCCGCCCGTGAAGAACGCTTCGCCCGGGTTGCCCGAATACTTGCGCTCCATCGCCGCGCCCAGCATCGGCACGAGACCGCGGTCGGCGCCTTCCGGCAAGGTCTGGAAGTATTCGACGGCCCACTGGCTCAGCCGGTCCTTCGGATCGACCTTGACCTTGGCGAGTTCCGCTTTCGACATCGGCTCGTAGCGCTGATGCAACTGGTCGACGATGTCGAGGTAGGTCGTCAGGGTGCGCAGCTTCGCGGTCGAACCGAGGTCCAGTTTGGCGCCTTCGTTGATGTCGAGCGGCTGGTCGTAGTTGTCGGTCTGGACGCGCAGGTAGTTGACCTTGTCGCCCCGCTCCATCAAGGTGAAGCTGTACACGACCTTGGACGGGTCGCCGTTGCCCAGCATGCCCTTGCCCGTGAGGCCGGCTTCGGCCGCCGCTTCGTTGTCGGTCAGCTTGCGCAAGGTGGCCGTCACGGCCTTCTGCGCTTCCGAGTTCAGCGTCGTCACCACCGACAGGTCGAGGCGGTCGAGGTTGTACAGGCGCGAGTCGCCCAGCAGGTTCGCGAGGTGGTTGCGCACGGCGTTGGCGGCCTTGCGCGTGACGAACGTGTTCGCGGGCGGCGGGGCCACGCCGGAACCGAGTGCCGGATGCAGCACGGTGGCGATGGCCGCATCGCGCAGCGCGGGCGAGATGACGCCCGCCTGCGCCAGCACGCGCAGGTGCGAGTTCGTGAGGATTTCCAGGTCTTTCTCGCCGGCACCCAGGTAGTACGCGGGGCGGCGCTGCGCGATCATCAGCGACAGCGCTTCCTTGTACACCAGCGCGTATTCCGGCGTGACGGAATTGCTGGCCAGGATACGGTTGACGTCGTTGAAATCGCGGCCGTACCAGACCCACATGCCGTCGCCGATGCCGTTCACCTCGCCGTAGCCCAGCTTGGCCGACAGCGGCACGGTGTTCAGGTATTCGAGCACGATACGGCGGCGCGCCTTGCCCGTGTTCTCGCCGTCCAGGTAGGAACGCAGGGTGGCGGACGCCATCTGGCGCAGCTTGTCGCCCAGCGAGGCCGTGCGGCCTTCCGGCGAGTGACGGTATTTTTCGATCTGGGTGGCAAGCGTGCTGCCGCCGGCGACGCGGCCGCCGCTGCCCAGGCCGACCGAGTGCACGGTCTTGTCGAACACGGCTTTCGAGAAGCGGTCCCATTCGACGGCCGGGTTACGCTTCGGGTACGTCGTGTCGAGCAGTTCGCGGTTCTCGATGAACAGCAGGCTCTTCACCAGCAGCTGCGGCGCGGCGTCGAACTTGTCGTACAGGCGCTCGGGGAAGCGGGCCGAGAACAGGGGCTCGCCGCTGTAGTCGAGGATGTCGAGGCCGGCGCGCGTCTTTTCGTGGTACGTGGCGAACAGGCCCATGTCGGCCAGTTCCAGCATCTTCGGCGACATGCGCGCCTGCTCGGCGACGACGTAGTCGCGCGTCTTCAGCTTGGCCAGGTAGTTCGGCAGGTTCGAGTAGCCGAGGCGCTCGTCGTACGGGCTGGCCTGCGGGAAGCGGATCGCGTCGCTCGGGCCCTTGCCCATGCGGTAGTTGAGTTTCTTCGTCAGGCCGGCGAAGAAGCGCGCCTCGATCGCCGACGTACGGCTTTCGTAGACGGCCAGGCCGGCCGCGCCCGCGACGGCGAGCAGCAGCACGACGAGGAACGTGCGCTTGACCATGCGCCAGCGGCGCTTGGGCGGCGCCGGCGGCGGCTCGGGCGGCGTATCCGGCCCCGAACCGCCGGGTTCGACGACGGGCTCGAGGCTGGAGTCGAGACTGGGCTCCACGCGCGATGGGATACTGCGTACAGGAAGATCCTGCTCGGCTGCCACGGCGGGAATGCCGGCCAGAGCGGGCTGGCCTGGCGCAGCCTGCCCAAGGATGCGGCGCAGCGCGCGGGAGAAGAAACGGGGCCGTCGTTGACGGCGAATACTATCCATGATGGCTCAACCGGTTTGAAACACGCCTGCAAATCCCGTCAACCTGCTCGCCATCCTGCTGCTGGTCGGTTCGAGTGATCCAGGTCGTAAAAGTTCACAAAGCTGCGGCGACCTCACTCCGGATCGCCTCTGCTCACAGACATCATTCCACCACATCAATGTGACATGCAGGAACCGCTCACGCAGTTTTTTGACGTCGTCCTGATATTTTCGCAAAAAAACAACGGCTCAGTTCGAATGGCTGTCCACGGCCCGCAACGGTTGCCTCAGTGGCTGCATTTCGGCCCCCATTTTTTCCAGCTCCACACACATGTCGGTCCAGGCCGCTTCGACCTCGCCCGGATCGCCTTTCACCCCCAATTCGATATGGCGCCGCGTGTGCGCATCGCCCACGCTGGGCAGGCTGAACACGCGCACGCCGGGGTAGCGCGCTTCCAGCGTCTCCATCAGCGGCGTGAGCGCGGCCTCCGCCGCCTCGTACACCAGCAGCGATTTTTCGGCATGCGCCTCGCGATGGAACCTGTCGGCGTACAGCGTATCGAGCACCCATCCGATCATCGGCCACGCCATCACGGGAAACCCGGGCACGAAGTGGTGCCGCGCCACCGTGAAGCCGGGGATGCGGTTGTACGGATTCGGGATCAGGCTTGCCCCCGCGGGGAATTCCGCCATCCTGAAGCGCTGCAGGTTCTCCGGCGCGTGCAGGTCGGCGTCCGGCCCCGCCGTCTCGCGGATGCGCTCCTCGATCAACGCACGCCCTTGCGGATGCAGTTCGAGCGGCACGCCGAGCGCCGCCGCCGCGCACTGGCGCGTGTGGTCGTCCGGCGTGGCGCCGATGCCGCCGCAGGAAAACACGGTGTCGCTACTTGCGAACGTGCGCCGCAACAGGGCCGTGATGCGTTCCGGCTCGTCGCCGACGATCTCGGCCCAGGCCAGGCGCAAGCCGCGCTCGCGCAGGAGCTCGATCACCTTGGGCAGGTGCTGGTCGCGGCGCTTCCCGGACAGGATCTCGTCGCCGATGATGATGAGGCCAAAAGACATGCAGTCCTCCTTGCTTCCAGTGTGCCACAGTGCGCCGGAGCCTGCCGCGCCCGTGGCCGCGTACCGTGTGTGACATTTGCGGACAAGTTCGTGACAAAGCCCCCAAGACGCTACATGGTCTCTTTCCTAGAATCGGCGCGCCGGCCGCGGGCTGCGCGGCGCCGAACAGGATGAACGATGATTCCATCACGACGACATGTCGCCGGCGCGTGCGCGCTGGCCCTTTTGCTGGCCGGTTGCGGCGGTTCAAGCGATCCGGCCGCGCCGCCACCGGTCGCCACCCAGCCGACGGCACCCGTCGCCCAACCCGCACGGGCCGAGGTGCTTGCCACGGCGGCCGGCGGCATCGACAGCATCGCGTTCAGCGGCGACACCGCGTGGCTGTCGCTGTCGAATACCGCGACCACGGACACGGCCGTGGTGCGCGCCAGCCTGCCGCTGCGGGCGGATTCCGACTGGAGCAGCGTGGCGCTGGGCGAATGCGGCCTCGCGCGCGAGGACAGCGGCACCTGGCCCCTGCGTGCACCGTCGTTGCGCATGCTCGGATCCGATCTGTGGCTGTTCCAGCCCTGGTACGACAAGGGTCCGGACGCGCGCCCCGAACACGCGCTGTGCGCCTTGAGCGCGGACCGCACCACGTTCGTGCCGCGCGACGCCGGCCTGAAAGCGTGCGTGGGCAGCACGTGCACGACCCTGTCGATGGACGAGCTGAAACAGGTGAACAACCGCCTGTACACGAATGCCGGCGGCGGCCAGAACGTGCTCGCGTCGAACGACGGCGGCGCCCGGTGGCGCGTGCTGACGGGCTTCTTCGACCAGGACATCTGCACCCATCCCGCGTTCGAGATCGTCGGCGATCGCCTGCTCGTCGGCGGCGAATGTCCGTTGGACTTCGCCTTCCTGCGCGCCTACCAGCTGGCCGCGGACGGCGTGAGCCTCGTGTCGCGCGACGCCCTGCCCGTCACCCTGCCGGAACTGGAAAACCGCAACGTGCAATTCATCCAGGCGACAGGCGCCCAGCGCGTGTTCGCCGGCGTCGAGGGCGGGCTGCTGCGCAGCGAGGATGGCGGCAAGTCCTTCAAGTTCGTGATCCAGCATCCGCTCAGCGGCGGCAGGAACTATCCGTACATCCGGCATTTGCTGGCATTGGCGGGCAAGCCGGACACGCTTGTCGCGGGCGGCTTCGACAAGGCGACGCAGAAGCCGTACCTGGCCTGGTCGAACGATGGGGGCACGGCGTGGACGGACCTCTCAAGCCTGCTGCCCGGCTATGCGCGCAACCTGGACGACGGGTCGGTGGCGGAAGTGACAGCCATCGCCCAGGATCCGCAGGGACGCGTGCTCGTCACCGTCAACGAGACAAAAGGCGCGCAGGGCCGCCTCGTGCTCGTCACGCCCGGGACGCCCTGAAGCGGCTCAAAGGTCCTTGTTCAGACGTCTTTGATGAGCTGGCCGGCCCGCAGGTCGGCCAGCGCCTGCAAGCAGAAGTACTGGAACCACAGGCCGGTAAAAATGAAGATCACGAGGTACAGCCAGATCGACAGCACGGCCAGGAACGGGAACAGCACGAGGGAGAACAGCGCGCCGCCGATCCACGCGATGCCCGGCAGCGCGCCCAGCAGGCCGGACACGGTACCGATCAGCAGCAGGGAGCGCTTGTGCGCGTGCACGATCGTGCGGCGTTCTTCCAGGCTCGCGTGGATGGCGAGCGCGTCGTAGCTCATCACGCGCGCCGTCAGCCAGCCCCACAGCACGGCCTGCACGACGAGGGCGACGGGCGCCAGCGCGTACAGCGGCAACGTGACGAGCCACAGCAGCGCAAACACGACGATGCCCGACAGGTTGATGCCGAGGCTGCCCATGAAACTGCCGCCCTCCTTGCGCTCGAGCGTCGGGAACTGCACGCGGCTGACGTGGCGCGCGATGGCCGGCATCGCGCCCACGCCGATGAACAGCAGCGACGTGATGATCATCAGCGGCAGCAGTACGAGCATCGCCACGAGCGGGATCACGACGGTTTTCAGGAAACCGAGGCCCAAGGTGGCGAGGATGCTGCTGCTCGTCTCGAACAGGCCGTAGTCGGCGAACAGCGCGCGCAGCCAGTCCAGCAGCGGCTGCATGCCGGCGTACAGCAGGCCGCCCCACAGCGCCAGCGACAGCAGCAGCGGCACGATGGACAGCAGCAGCATGCGCCCCGAGAACTGGGAGCGCAGCGCGCGGCCGTAGGCGATGGCGACGGGGCGCATCATGCCGCGTTGCGCCGGTTGCCGGCTTCGATCAGACGTACGAGGCCCAGCCACTGCTGGCGCCAGAACCCGCGTCCATAATCCCGGGGGGACGGACCGTACCATCCGGATTGGCGCGCGCGAACTGGTCGCGTACGCCCGTGCCATGCCAGCCGGGGGCGAAGTTGGCGGTGCCGAACAGCTGGTCCCAGATGGGGAGCAGCACGCCGAAATTGCAGCCGCCCAGCTCGCGTCCCTGCGACTCGTGGCCGATGCCGACGGCGTGGTGCGTGCGGTGGAAGCGCGGCGACACGAGCAGGCGCTCGCCCAGGCGGCCGAAGTGGATGCGCACGTTTGCGTGCTGCAGGCTTTGCAGCGCGCGCGAGACGGAGACGAGCAGCACGTACTGGCCCGGCGCCACGCCGATCGCCAGCGCAAGGATCGCCATGTAGGCGTCGCGCAGCAGATCGTCCAGCAGGTGGTTGCGGTCGTCGCTCCAGAGGTTCATGT includes:
- a CDS encoding competence/damage-inducible protein A; translated protein: MSFGLIIIGDEILSGKRRDQHLPKVIELLRERGLRLAWAEIVGDEPERITALLRRTFASSDTVFSCGGIGATPDDHTRQCAAAALGVPLELHPQGRALIEERIRETAGPDADLHAPENLQRFRMAEFPAGASLIPNPYNRIPGFTVARHHFVPGFPVMAWPMIGWVLDTLYADRFHREAHAEKSLLVYEAAEAALTPLMETLEARYPGVRVFSLPSVGDAHTRRHIELGVKGDPGEVEAAWTDMCVELEKMGAEMQPLRQPLRAVDSHSN
- a CDS encoding EI24 domain-containing protein, with product MMRPVAIAYGRALRSQFSGRMLLLSIVPLLLSLALWGGLLYAGMQPLLDWLRALFADYGLFETSSSILATLGLGFLKTVVIPLVAMLVLLPLMIITSLLFIGVGAMPAIARHVSRVQFPTLERKEGGSFMGSLGINLSGIVVFALLWLVTLPLYALAPVALVVQAVLWGWLTARVMSYDALAIHASLEERRTIVHAHKRSLLLIGTVSGLLGALPGIAWIGGALFSLVLFPFLAVLSIWLYLVIFIFTGLWFQYFCLQALADLRAGQLIKDV
- a CDS encoding transglycosylase domain-containing protein → MVKRTFLVVLLLAVAGAAGLAVYESRTSAIEARFFAGLTKKLNYRMGKGPSDAIRFPQASPYDERLGYSNLPNYLAKLKTRDYVVAEQARMSPKMLELADMGLFATYHEKTRAGLDILDYSGEPLFSARFPERLYDKFDAAPQLLVKSLLFIENRELLDTTYPKRNPAVEWDRFSKAVFDKTVHSVGLGSGGRVAGGSTLATQIEKYRHSPEGRTASLGDKLRQMASATLRSYLDGENTGKARRRIVLEYLNTVPLSAKLGYGEVNGIGDGMWVWYGRDFNDVNRILASNSVTPEYALVYKEALSLMIAQRRPAYYLGAGEKDLEILTNSHLRVLAQAGVISPALRDAAIATVLHPALGSGVAPPPANTFVTRKAANAVRNHLANLLGDSRLYNLDRLDLSVVTTLNSEAQKAVTATLRKLTDNEAAAEAGLTGKGMLGNGDPSKVVYSFTLMERGDKVNYLRVQTDNYDQPLDINEGAKLDLGSTAKLRTLTTYLDIVDQLHQRYEPMSKAELAKVKVDPKDRLSQWAVEYFQTLPEGADRGLVPMLGAAMERKYSGNPGEAFFTGGGVHTFGNFSKLDDSRILTVQQALQNSTNLVFVRLMRDVVRYYMFQLPGSSAQLLADADDPRRAEYLSRFADREGKDFLARFWNKYRGKNWDEVETALMQGVRIRASKVAAVHRTIYPDAPLAEFGKFLHKYLPADAEVDDERIAKMYDQYAVANMSLADRGYVASVHPLELWLVGYLRTHPKAGWDEVVGASTKERQEVYSWLFKTHRKHAQDKRIAGLIEVEAFLKIHAQWKKMGYPFDSLVPSYATTLGASADRPIALAELMGILVNGGVRKPTQRIDSLHFAKDTPYETLVKRSNAEKGEQVLNPEVARALVNAIRGVVQEGTAKRAKTAFVKDDGSVIALGGKTGTGDQRFDVYGAGHRLIESRYVNRSATFVFNIGERFFGSMTAYVHGPDSAHYDFTSALPVQLLMRLAPSLMPMIQHQDTVTIPGLHVERAAPAPAGPLDAVARDTEQPVPADAAPPVEAPPVAEPVAKPAAKATEKPAEKPAVKAVEKPADKPAVKKPAAEDHPKAVSVRKADADVPPKPAPHKPAVKRDEDAPPLKVERAARPKPAAVEEVLQ
- a CDS encoding WD40/YVTN/BNR-like repeat-containing protein → MIPSRRHVAGACALALLLAGCGGSSDPAAPPPVATQPTAPVAQPARAEVLATAAGGIDSIAFSGDTAWLSLSNTATTDTAVVRASLPLRADSDWSSVALGECGLAREDSGTWPLRAPSLRMLGSDLWLFQPWYDKGPDARPEHALCALSADRTTFVPRDAGLKACVGSTCTTLSMDELKQVNNRLYTNAGGGQNVLASNDGGARWRVLTGFFDQDICTHPAFEIVGDRLLVGGECPLDFAFLRAYQLAADGVSLVSRDALPVTLPELENRNVQFIQATGAQRVFAGVEGGLLRSEDGGKSFKFVIQHPLSGGRNYPYIRHLLALAGKPDTLVAGGFDKATQKPYLAWSNDGGTAWTDLSSLLPGYARNLDDGSVAEVTAIAQDPQGRVLVTVNETKGAQGRLVLVTPGTP